The DNA segment AAATCAAATGGTATTAGTGGAATGCAACATGCTAAATTATAAGAAGTTAGTTGAAATTATGTACTTGTAACAGTTTAAATCATATTTTGGCTTGAAAAGAAATGATATTCTTCATAAGGCAATTAGAAATGGAACCATGTGCATAGTACAGTACAGTACAGTACAGTACAGTATGAGAGGAATAGAAAGCTAGAAATTTACATTCAGCGGTCGGTCAGAGAGTGATGTTGGATGTCCAAAGACTTTAGGTTATCATATTCTAATCCGCTTCACATCAGCAGTCTCTGGAACACTAAGCTCGCTTCCCTTCCCTGTCTCTCCCTGAACCCACCATCAACATTTTCAacttcattcccttttttattaattaaccacaaatttcaaatccatttctttttctttttctttttcttacttGTAACAAATTTCAACACCATTAACATGAATCAACAGAAAATAGTAAAACTGAGCTAGGACAAAAACAATATGGTCAATTTGCACCTTCAAAAACTTTAAATCTCTATACCATGTCATCATGCACCTAATAAGAAAGGGAAGCTTACCGATTCATCAGGAACGATAGCATATCTCTCTGATGGTGATACCCAGGTTTTTCCTGCAGAGACAAGGATCgtataaaaaaacatatcatCCAAAACTGtcataaaaacatgaaaacatacAATATGAGTAATAAAGACAGCACAAACACCTGACATCGATGATTCTATCTGCTGGCAACCAGACCCATCAACACTCAATGCTTCTACTATTGTTGGCACATTCCTTTCAAAGCCAAACAAGTGCAATTACTGATTGATTTACTATATATTTCAGATTAATTAGCAATACTTTGGAGAACCACGTATCTGGTTTaattaaaagaatatttactACTAAAAGTTTTTGAAGATTATACATCAGTCGGTCAATACTGTGGTTTTGGCTAGTAATGATAATTGATAGCAACTATATTACCAATTTCAGTGTCAATCACTAGTTGTATCAGTTCAAGGAATCTAAGCTATTATAAAATTTAGAATTGTTTCATTCTCAAGCGGTCAAGTATGTACATTCTATCATCATATATATGCTGCCATTGTAAGTGTAActtatctttcttttttttctaaatctCTTTTTAGCATTGTTTACTtcctaatttatcaaatattagaACCTTAACTGCATGAATAAGGGGGGGCTGAATGTTCAAAATCACTCGGAAGTGGAAGATATACAGAGATGCCAAAAAACATAGGTCTGTGCTATTACCGGTCTAAAGACCCTCCATGACCAAGCTGTCCATTTGTGCCTCTTCCCCAGGAAAATACATTTTGCAATTCAGTAACAGCAAGTGTGTGCCTCCAGCCACAAGCAATCTGAATTACTTTCTGCCAAGTGACAAATAAGTAGTCACAGAAAATTGATCAGTAAAAGAAGTAGATACTCTTTAAACAAGAAatcagaaaaaagaaaatcGCTAAGGAATTGAATATCAATTTGAGCAATCTTTTAATTCTAAGCTAAAGTCAGAAGATATACCTGCTCTTGGGGAAATTTGACTTGCATGGGAGAAGAATGGTCCACATTATCACCAACTCCAACCTGCCCAAACTGAATATAAAAGGACAAGGACAACCAATAAATATAGGCAATTTTATCAAAAATAGACAAATCAATTGATAGAGATAATTAACAAACTAACTAAACCAGCAAGAAAAATGGTTTACAAAGTATAAGGGAAAAGTGCATATTAATGTGAGCTAGTAAAACACTTTTCCATGACCAAAGGAGGTGTTAATTTGTGCCTTTTAGGCTTTATCCTTTTTAAATTTCTATGCGTCCATGTTTTACTTGATAGAATGGAACCTCACTTCATTATATGACACTTTCTCTCAAGCTCGTGTTTCACCAATCGAACCAAGAAAAATTGGCTGAAACAATACAGAATGATTAATTAGAAAATCAAACAATCGAAGATTCTTTGAACCTTATTCCATCCCCAGCCATAAAGTTTTCCATCAGACGTCACAGCCATTGTATGTCTCCAACCGCCAGATATCTatcaaaaatagtaataatatattATCAAACAAAATTGAATTACAAACATATAACAAGAAACAATATCCATCATATAAAAAACGAAGCAGATAGAGCTTTTATgggttaattaattattataagcATTAGAGTGAGGACCATTTCAGGCATGGAAACCAAGTACAAAAACAGCAATGAGTTTGACTATTGTCTTTAAAATCAGAATTGCAACATCAGCACAAACACATAAAAAGCATATGAAAAAAAGGGTCAATCTAAACACCACGGTAGGGCTGCTCCTTTGTGACCTGGAAGTCATGGGTTCAAGTCGTAGAAAAACCTCctttgaaaataaaagaaaaagacaagAGCAAGGGAAAGGCTACCTATATATATGACCTGCTCACAAGCTCTCAACATTTTAAGCCTAGTGCATCAAATATGCATCTTCAACATCAATATGAACAGGAGAAAGCTCCATTGTAGAAAAATGGAATTGTAGGAATTCGTAGAAAGATCTTAAGGACAACCAGCAATGAAGTTATACAGTTGAAGACCAACTACAATGTGTACACTGTACAGGCATTTATTACTTCTGATAAATTCAACCCTTTCAGCATATTAATTCTGTAAGTTAATATGTAGTTAATGCTGACTGCATTATTATGCTCAAACTCAGCTAGTTTAGGATTCTGCCTTATTTCAATTATTTTGTTGATCACGTTATCGATTTTTCATATAGATTGTGGATGAAGGCATAACAAGTTGATTATTACCAAAACTGGAATTCATCCAACTTCACCCATCCTTTGCATATCTTGTTTTTTTTAGCAACAAGAGTTTATCGTATAGCAGAATTTCTGTATATTCAAGAATGTATATTACATAATGGATATAATTTTGCAGCCACGAAGTAATTGAttaattatatgattatttcatataaatttttaattattcaaatgAAGTCAATATTAATCTATATGAAAATGATAGGAACCTCCAACATTAGTCTGAAAAAAGAAATACGTCAATTAAGAAAAAGCACATCACTAAAAATGCACACCTAACTTCTGTTGTCTATGATTCATAAATGACTATGATAATAAGGGAAAAGTTCAAGAGGGCAAATAACGACTTCATGCTTAGACACTGGAGAAACAGTTTCCTTTTTATATCAAAGTAGTATCCTGTGATTCTTTCATTGATTAGTCTCCtaaatccattaattaatttatatatggcTTCAAAAATTCTTTTCATGTTATATTAATACATAAAATCAACAAGACAAAAATTAACATGTTTTATCCCAGaatgttcattttttttttctcatatttttaatgataaaagCACCATTGGATGACAAGCTTCGGCACTTTATGAATGCATATAATGtgcaataaaactaatttttaatAGTGAACAtagatttttcataaaaatatgtGGACAACTAATTAATGGATGAAGCACAAATACCACTTTaacacaaaataaataaaaataaaataattttagtatttaaaTACTAAGTTACATAACATGGTACAGTTTTAACCCAACTTGACACTATTTTCTGAAGGGGATAGATCCAGGTTAGAACTTGGATTCAATTTGAAGGTCACAAATCTTAAGAACAATGGGAGGTAATGTGTGACACAGGGTTCACAATTATCATGTTATTGGAGCAAATAACGGACAGAGATGATATAGTTGTTGCGTACAACATAGCATAACTAGAAAAGGTAACTAAAATGCCTAAATCTGATAAGTTAATTTTTTCAACCATACATTTGAGTGAATTTATCAAATGTGAAAAATGTCTTAGAGCCAAGTCATTTTTCAGTTGAACACAATTTGTCTTAAAGAAGCTTGTGAATAAAAAAAGCATGAGTAGTGGAattcaaacaaaagaaatatagaGAAAAATGTTTTTGTTGTAAGCGCTTGACAAATGATTGGCATACAAAACTAAGATGTTGAAACAATTATCATTGTGATGAAGGGAGGAATAGGTCACCTGAGATACAGAACTATCTCGCAATGCTTCCACCCGATGAGGAATGAGGTGATCTTTAAAGTCCCCATGCCCTAGTTGACCATACTTACTCCATCCATAAGTGTATAGTccaccaaaagaggaaacagaTATTGTATGCCGCCATCCGCAAGCAACCATGACCATCTTATCTCCCTGTAATTTTTATCATTACAGCATCAAAATTATAACAAGAACATATTTAGAACATGTAGAGACATTTAAAAATAGAACAtccattataaaaaaatatttggaCACCAACTTTAAATGGTATATTGCAGTGCAATACCACATTAACATGATTGCTAAAGCAACTCGCAAAATGGAACCTTCACATCACGTTTCATCAAATTCTTGGTCAATGGTGAAGTTCGCCTTTTTGTTTGGTTAGCAGAGTTGTTGAGGTTTAACATTCTGTTTCcacttaattttctttttcatgtGCAGTGGAACACACATAGCTAATAAGCAAAATATAGTAGGCTGTTTCCACTGCATAGCATAAGTTAAATGAAGTAGTTGAAATGCCCGTACAACCATGATGcaaacaaatttaattatttaatcacGATGATAAAATATTACAAGCATTATAATATAGATCAATTGAAATATCAAACTCAATGAAGTCAACAACTACTTTGTAACAAAGTGCCTAGACTCAACtgatatatacatacatactcAGTAGCAATTGGGTACTCAGATAATTTGGGTCGTGAATAgattgaaatatttttattttgtgggTCATGAATCACTAGGCTTCCTTTCCAATGAAAAGTTCTCTCTGTCTTCATAAATAATGGATTGGCTTAAAATTAGACCCAAAATTTGGAAACAACATGGCCACCTGAGGAAATTAACCATACCAAGTTATACGTACATGAGGAAGAGAAACTTTCCCAGGCACCAAGCGATCATTCCTGTCACCTAGGCCCAAATTCCCATAACAACCCCATCCCCATCCATAGAGCTCTCCGTCTTCTGTGACAGCTGCAGTATGTTCAGCACCAGCAGCTACCATTTTGATAGGGATTCCCTGCAAGAGAATTAATTTCAGTGCATATAGAAGACAGAAATTTACTACCTTTCAGCTACTAACAGAGAACCTAATAGGAGTTCCTTTCAATCAATTCAAGAAGAAATGAAGTGGGATACATTTGTCAAAATCTTATCTACCTCTTAAACTTTAAGTCCAAATGGGGAAAAAAGCCGGATTAGTATAATTTGGATGGAACGGAACAACCTTTTCAATCTTTTAAAATGAGGAAGCATCAGCAAGGTAGCCttgaatattatttttttttgcaatgtgAATGAACAGAACCGTTTATCAGATTTAGTCTTTTAGATAGGCTGCATCATTACCTTTTCTCCTTTTTATTTAATGAAACAACATCACATAAAACCTAAAAGAACTAGAAATTAAACATTGATAGGCTTCCTCTCCACAGGATTTATCATTTTGTGTCctaccaaaataaaaaaaaaaaagataaaagaaaaaatgcaCCTTTCCTTTCCTATTTACACACACTATACAATGTCTGAATCAGCTCAAGGATAAACacaattcaaataaaaataaataaacgactTAACCTTCCCCCGTAAATGTAGACCCAATAGGTTGGAACATGCATATAGTAATCAtgaaaaaaagataaaagaaaaaatgcaCCTTTCCTTTCCTATTTACACACACTATACAATGTCTGAATCAGCTCAAGGATAAACacaattcaaataaaaataaataaacgactTAACCTTCCCCCGTAAATGTAGACCCAATAGGTTGGAACATGCATATAGTAATCATGAAAAGGTAACTGAGCTCTTACAAACAGATTCTACACAACTAATCTTACCCAAAAAATGAAGGCTTCATCATTGTCATTCAAAACGCAATCCATAAACCTCTTAaccataaataatataataaaatcaaaaGGCTACAAAGGAGAGTCTATTTAGAATAATTTACTGTACCTGGAAAGCATGAATTTTCTGAGGCACAAGAGAGTCTTCCGTGGTGCCAAGACCAAGCTGCCCATTTTGATTCCGCCCCCAACTTCAGGGAAACAGGAAAAGGAAGCACATATGTGAAATTGGAAAAGCTTCTTGATTTAGTGGATGCATATTATATAAGAAGCTCATAAATAGTTGAAGATAGAACCAGATTTGACATGAGCACATTTTGGATCCAGAGGAACGCAATACAACATTGTTTCAAATATCTCACTTAAATGTCTCTTGGACAAAAAAATATCTGGTATATGAGTAACTTATGCCATAGCAGAACAAGCAATATAAGAAGACCAAATTGTGTCAGAGTATTAGTAGCAATGTAAAACAGCAACATTAGGTCACATTCATGGTCATCACAGAAAGTTCAAGATGCGATTTCTTTTATCCAGAACAGAGGGATGAAATTAAAAATGTTTTGACTTGCTTAATATCATCTTAGATGCGTTTGACTGAAGATTAGCACATCTACAAGTAGTTTTGCAAGAATCAACTTCTCCAGATATAAGCTTTCCATATTAGATTGACTTTAGTTCATAATAAGAGGTTGGACAGTTAAGTGGCCTGCTTCTGAATTTGTAGAACCTAGATTGTCATATCCAAGGTTGTTCATATCAAAGGAATTTTCTTTTTATGGAAAGATTGTCATTCTGATTcaggatttttcttttttttctttttggtagTCAACTGGGAAATTGTTATTGTTTTCGATTCCACCAAGAGTTGCATAAAAATGAGAACGTTAAGAAAATTTTCATTTGACAAAAGGGAGCACacttaaactatatatatatatatacatatatatatatatacacactcCTGTAGCGAAATTGTCACAATTATTCAGGTCAGAAATTGATAACTGTCATACAAAAGTTATTAGTGATACTCGCGAATTATAGAAGAATAGATGCAATGCTATAGTAGGTATTGATGTAAACAAAATGAATGTTCACCGAAGTTCATATATTGGGTAAACTCTTCCTTCTTCCCTTCTGTTAAGTACCAAAAGCTtgattataaatatattttaacttgGGGTTCAATTTGGTAGGTCCTCTGGTATGGTTGCTTACTGTACTCCCCTGCAACGGTGACTTAGTTTTCAATGGGAGAGAACACAGCATGCGTTAGTGAGTTTTATTCTCATTTATTTATATTGTATGTCTTGGTTTGGGTAGTAATGATAACAGATATCATCTTTTCGGCATTTACTTAAAGGAAATTTTCTGTGACCTATTCTCTAGAGATGATCTCTGTCATAAAATGAACAGGATTCAGCAGCCATATagattttaaaatgattatacACTGTATATATACATGATAAGGGAAGAGCATAGGAAGGGAAGAGTTGGTAGAACTTTTAGCCtacttatttataaaataaagcaTATTAAGTAGGAAAGGAAGCAGAAGCATGAAGAGACACAGAAATCCCTTTATTTGAGTTTAAGACAATAAAATGGGggtgaaataaagaaaataaaataatgtgtTATTTTTCTATAAGGTGAAATTAGTTTGAATCTAAAACTCTCTTCCCCCATCACTTTTTGGGTAGAATATGCATTTTATTATTGTTTGTAGGATAAGATACATTTCATGGCTTTCTATGCGAAGGacttctacaaaaaaaaaaaaaaaaaaaatctgtatGATCAACAAGATTGGAGGGCTTTACATATTTTGTTATCGTGGTAGTTAGAGTATTGGGAAAGTTAGTTAAACTTCAGGTGATAATTTTATATCGTGGGAGAAGACAATTGTCGTGCAGTTCAGGGGATAACtggatttcagatattattttCATGGTAGTACACACTTTGAGTTCAAGCTACTACTTTCAATCATGCTGCATTGAGGAACTTTCAACATGCATTCAAGCACTGGCTACACTGATATGAGAAACTCAAAGCCaacatcattaaaaaaaactaacctCTGCACATCGCCATCCATTGTCACTGCCAAGCAATGGCAATCTCCACAAGCTATTTGCTTTATTTTTAAACCATGTAATGCTCTAATCGGTTGAGGAGTGAACAGATCACTTGAATTTCCATGACCCAACCTCCCAAAATCTCCCCTGCACAAAAGCTTATTTCACATATTATTTGGAAGAGAAGGCATAAACATAACCTAACAATAAGCCATATCATAGACCTATTTCACAAGAGGATATAAACTAACAAAAAGTTCCAAAATGTGCAATAAAATGTCATAGATCATTTAACAATATGTGGTGCTGATTACACTCATTAAAAActgaaaagaaaggaaaatctAGAGAATGGAGAGAGAGTCTCTGAGTTATTCTAATATGCTAAGGTGTTATtatttgttcttgttctttgaggtgctttttccttttatttttgttttcttttttgaatatgttcttaagaaaagagaaaagattTCCAACCCACAACCTTAACTCAGATTACCTAGACAAGTATTCATTATTTTATACCTTGGGAGCTCATAGTTGTCATGTTTGTTTTATTTCAGATTTTTGTtagattttatattagaatattTCTCTTGGGGTCAGTATAATTATCAAAagcctataaaatatatttatagataAACCTAGTCCATGCATTGAAGTTTAACGTTTCTAGTCAGGAGATATCCTTTTTAAGGACTAAGAGTTACACTTTCAAGGGAGTTTGAAAGACCACCATATTCCTAGGTGTTAATGTCTATTAATTATTCATATAAATTTAAGACTGATATTGTTTCATTAAAAATCTTAGTATTATAGGACTAAATGGGAGTCATATGACTACACACTAGTATTCCCAGCCAAAAATACACTTTGATGACATGTTAGAGTTAAAGTTAAGACTCACTCATAATTAGGTCCCATGATGTGATAGAATAGAAGCCTTCATTCTAAGAAAATATGTCTAATTAGACCTAATGCAAGCCAAAAAAGTCTACTCAAATTCGCAAttcatccatccaaaatttcCCCGATAACAGAGAGGTTGGTGATCAATATTTCAAGTGTAGAATATTAGTATATGTATGACACCAGAAAAAAGTAACACAAATCGTCAAGTAAAGATACCTCCAACATATATCTAAATAATAGACTCCCCATAATTGTATACTTTTCTTCATTTTCACAGGTTGCCTCAAGACTGAAGAAGGAAAAAAGTTTATCCATTCTTCAAAAATCAATTTGGAATATGAAGCAAACCGCCATTTCATATCTCCTAAATGATGATTTAGGACTGGaattttttgtgacaaaatgGTACATGTGGTTCTCgatgttagcaaaaaaaaaaggaacttTTGGGTAAAATGTTAAAGTCATAGGGTATTTTTCTCCAATTACTTTTCTCTACCTAGGCATTCCGTTTTGTCACTATTTCTGCAGATAACCAAGGCCACTTCAAGTTGCCAAATTCACTGGAAAATTCTGCCAATTAAGAGCAGACAATggattttaacttaagagcagACAATGGATTCTGCCAATTAAGAGCAGACAATGGATTCTCATGCGCtatgtctttttctttttttctaactGAATTACACAACAGAAGATTGAGTGGATAAAAATTCCTCTGCCACGTCATTAACTTCAATAATGATACCAAAAGTTCCCTATTAACAGTTTTGCTAAAAATTTCTTTTTGTGCTAAAAACCCAGAACCACATGTACCATTTTGTCACGAAAAAAGTCAAAACTGTCAAAGTGCAAACCACATGCTTTTTTTTCCCTAAATTCTATCTTggcttatatatatatcacaCCTCATCTTAAGATTGAACGACACCCACAAGATTTCCTAAGCTTATCTAACACTTGACTGAGATAAtcgataaaaaaaactaatttgcaATGAACGCAAACACATGGATATATATGATAAAGATCCTGAAGTTGGACCTAGGCTTGAGACTAATGATGAATTACTTCAGCCCAAGAAGGATAGACCCAAGGTTTGGCAAGTCTACACTAGGAGACAGAAGGGTACCCAATGAATTGTTGAGCTGTCATGGGTTAGTACATATATCTGTGTAGTTTGTTGTTTAGGGTAAGAAAAAATACATTTTGGCAATTTTGTTTTGTTCTGCCTTGGCAGAGGCTCTGCTCAGTTTTGGGTAGAGAGGGGATATTCCATTCCTGTGGGGACTTAGGAATTATTCTCAGTCCATTTGTATTTCTCATTACTCATTCATTCGTTCCTACCCTCGGTAATAAAGCTCACTATTTCTCATTCTGTTTGCTTATTAGAATTATCACTGTTTTCAACCCTACTCCTGCATATACTGTTCTATTGCTGTCATTCTTCCCATTATTTGGTCCGACTTGCCGGATTAGAAAGATGGGGAAGACAGACGAACACAGGCTTCAATCACGGGCAGACAGCCACAATGAGAAGTTAGAAGGAATGGAGACTCAACTAGAAGAGCTTAATGAACCGGAATGCAGAAAACCATGGCCGCTGAAAGCAAGTTAAATGAGAAAGGGATGTAATGGTGGAAGAGATACGTACCATGTTGGCCGGGTTAATCAACAAGCATGGTAAACGTTCTGTTGAGGCTGAAACAGCAGAGGAGCCAGCCAAATTTTCCACTCACGACACCACCAAAGACCCAAACAGAACACCACAATCCGGCTCTTCCAGGTCCCCTTTTTGGTTCCAGGACTAACCCAAACCCCGAGCAACCCTTTACGGCCCAGAAAGTAAAGCTGCCTTATTTCTCCGGTATTGATCTGAGAGGCTGGTTGACAAAAGCAGAGTTATTCTTCTCAGTAAATCGAATGCTCCCTCATATGCGATTGACTCATGCTCAGATGTGAATGGACGGACCTGCTATTAATTGGTTTTCGATTCTCTTCAGTGGCAGTCCACAACTCGGTTGGGAAGAATTCAATTGTTGAATCGTTTTGCCGGAGCTTCCCTATACAGTACCACCGATTATCTTGCTTCTCTACAACAGACTGGAACAGTGGCTGACTATATTGACACGTTTGAGATGATATTCTGCCCAGTCCATAACCCAACCCTCCTATCAACATATCGGACTCTTCATCCATGGCCTGAGACGGGAGAATCGAACTTGGGTCAGAATTATGAGACCAGCTTTGGCGATGAGAATGGCAAGGGACGTCGAGGCAGAATTACAGTTGGGAGGTACAGTAGGACGTACGTTCAGTACGGTAGGGAGAGATTCAATGCGAGGCGCCTCCAATCACGTGACTACTAACACAGCGTGGACTGCTCAACCTTTTAAATATTTAGGTCAGGGAGAGACAACTGGGTTGGGCCACCCAAAAAGAAAGGAACAGGCCCAGAAACCGCCAACCTCAAACAGACAACCACCGCCCCCAAAATCACAACGAAGGCACACGACATCTAAGTTCCAGAGAGATGGAAGAGCGAAGGCGCAAGGGGCTTTGCTTCAAGTGCGGGCTTGCCTACAGCCCTCAAATCGTTGCGTAGATGGCCATCTGAAGCTCTTAATTTCGGCCAATGAAGATTTCGAGGAGGATGTggataaagagaaatatgttgATGCTGTCGAATTTAACGAGGGTGAAGGAGAATGCGCAGTTTTGGAAATGGGAGGGTTGGTCGAAGAACAATCTCAGAGTTTCATAACTATGAAATTAAGGGCCAAACTCCAGGGCATCCCAATAGTATTTATGATTGATTCAGGTGCCTCCCACAACTTTGTTTCGCGGAAATTGGTTCGGAAGTTGGGGTTACCGGCAGCCGCGTCTCAACAAATGAGAATTACCCTTTGAGGATGGCTATAAAGCTTCTGTATCATAGCAATGCTGCAAACTTCCATTACACATAGGGGATATGGTATGTGAAATTGATGCCTTAGTCTTTGATCTAGGCAATTTGGACATGATTTTGGGAATGGCATGGCTGAGTACATTTGGAGAGGTAACTCATGAT comes from the Euphorbia lathyris chromosome 5, ddEupLath1.1, whole genome shotgun sequence genome and includes:
- the LOC136231072 gene encoding ultraviolet-B receptor UVR8 — translated: MAKDGATHLTAPLPRVLLVSAGATHSVALLSGNMVCSWGRGEDGQLGHGDAEDRPSPTQLSMLAGLEIISVTCGADHTMAYSESHTDVYSWGWGDFGRLGHGNSSDLFTPQPIRALHGLKIKQIACGDCHCLAVTMDGDVQSWGRNQNGQLGLGTTEDSLVPQKIHAFQGIPIKMVAAGAEHTAAVTEDGELYGWGWGCYGNLGLGDRNDRLVPGKVSLPHGDKMVMVACGWRHTISVSSFGGLYTYGWSKYGQLGHGDFKDHLIPHRVEALRDSSVSQISGGWRHTMAVTSDGKLYGWGWNKFGQVGVGDNVDHSSPMQVKFPQEQKVIQIACGWRHTLAVTELQNVFSWGRGTNGQLGHGGSLDRNVPTIVEALSVDGSGCQQIESSMSGKTWVSPSERYAIVPDESGETGKGSELSVPETADVKRIRI